From the Anopheles merus strain MAF chromosome 2L, AmerM5.1, whole genome shotgun sequence genome, the window TCCAGGCCCCGTTTGCTATCGCCATGATACGGAATGCCCAAGTGCCGGAATTAAACGCTCttggaagcacacacacaaaattaaattaacccCTCGCTTGTTGGCTTTTTTATGTGGTCCCTCTCACACTTACTTGTAGATGGTAAACAGACCAAACACGAGAAACACAAACATAGCGCCAAAGTGAAACATAAGCGACAGGGAGGAGATACGGTTTACCAGCCGTATCGCATCACACAGATGGTAGTGCAGCACGGACAACCGATTGACCGTCTTCAGTATCGTTTCCATGCTGGATTGAGTATCGATCTTAAGCTTCGTGATGTACcttttaaagtaaaaacaaaaattgttccTTACCACATGAACCGATCTGCATCTCGTGGAAGTGTTCCCTTACGTAGTGTAAACGGTCGTAGCGGACAACTTGTTAAACCCGGCCGAGGCAGGCGCAACCATCGTCACTTTCGGTGGACCTTTGCTTTTCACCATTCCGCCGGCATTTGCATCACCAATCTTCCGTCCACCCGCCCGCCCGTACACTGTGAATATCTCATCGTACGCAATGGTTGGAGTTTTGCTCTTCCGGTTTTGGTCGAGCAGTACCGTTTCGTTCGATTCGTTATCACCAAGCAgcagctgcttaagcaatctATTCACTATCATAAACAGCCGGCGTATATGCACGGTAAAATAGATGTACTCGTTTATGAGGGCGAGCAGTGAAATGTTCATCATGTAGTACGATGCATACAGATACTTTGTAGTAATGTTTAGCGTCTGATCGATGAGATAGTAGTACCCGCCCAGTATCACGACAAGGTAAATGAGCTCAGAGCTTATTACAATCACTATGAATCTAATGGGGgagaataattttaaaatattgcgCTTCAGCTTCTATAAGGAGCTTCAGCTTCACTTACGTTTGTACCACCCGTATCGGATAGCGGACGTGAAACTCCTGCTCGACCACCTTCGTAACGTTGTCCAGCAGCTCCATGTAGTCCCACTTTTTCTGATACTGCACCACATTGATCGTTACGATAACAAcgcctgtttttgtttttttgtgtggtaaaATTTCTCATTACTTTCCATTATACTCATCCCCTTTTGCTCATAGCCCGTGGTTCTCACCGAGAAACAATCCGTTCACCAGATGCGTCTGCAGCCCGTACCGCAGGATGTCCGACTCGAACGGCTTCATGTAGTAGTCCCACAGCTTCGCATTGGTATTAACGAGGATAAAGAAGAAGTACATGGCGTACAGCACTATGAGGTAGCCAATGTCCAGCACCGTCACGCCCGGTGACGCCCGCAGAAAGGACTGTGGCCACAGGCCGGACATCTTGGACACGAGGTAGATCGGTTTCATTATCCGGCAGAAGCTACTATCGGTTGGTTTGATGGTATCGGTgttcattttaatattatatttAGAATATTTAAACTTCTTGCTGGTTTTGAGGTGAACGTAGAGACGCTTTTCCAACCACTGTTTTCTCACACTGTTTCGGATGAAATGAGGAACCAAAGTGTCGGTCACGTCGTACTCACAGCACGACCCGCGATGGGAACACAATTAGCATGATTacgcgttttgggtgataaaaATCGAACTCTTCTACACTTTATTGATTATTCATCCTATCAGAAAAGGGTATCTCGAGTTCCTATCTCaagggaaaaatgaaaaaaaaaatggtacgaaatgaaacaaaaaacaaaaaaacgaatcaTACAATACATAAATCATCTCTCCCCCCTATCACTAGAACAAAACCGTCTAAAATTGTGTGTGGTTATGGTACTTTGCTTCACTTAAACAACTAACACGAAGGGAGGGGGAaatgaaaaactaaaacaacacaGCCCAGTGCTCACCACCCATTCTCGGGGTTCGGGGTGAGTGGGGAAAAATGTAGTCGCCATGCCCACAGAACGTCAACCAAAAATGgtcaagagagagagaggggagaaAACAGGGACAGCTTAACCTAACAAAATGAGCCCTCCTGTACATTTTGTGGTCgcaaaaggtgtgtgtgtgtgtgtgtgtgtgtgatggaatCGATAGATTAATTGCACTTAATCACACTGAAACTAAAGCATTAAAGGTAACGTGGCAGTTACTACTGcttctggtggtggtgataatTGAAGTAGTGTGCTCCCTAGAACACGGACGCAAACAATAGCGAGTAGAGCGCCTTGCCGATGTAGTAAATGAGTCCACCGTAGATTAATGTCTTACATATCTTGTCGACCCACCACATGCTGTGCCGGGGGTGAGTGAAGGAACATGAAACGAAACAGCCAAGAATGAAATTGTAAGTAAGagataaaatgtttttttttttgctcgtctTCTTCTCCGAATAAAGGCTTTAGTGCTTTTCCAGCTACTTACACACGCATGTGACGCTTGGCAGCGGGGATAGTATCGTCCGTTTCCTTTAGAATGTACCACCGGGCGGCCCGTATACAGTTTTCGAAGTACTCCTGGATCTCCACACCTAGGGGAAGCGAGTGAATGAGGGGAATTAAAGGCTAGCTTGCTTGGATGTTACGTTACCGAGAATTCGACCCACAACACATACCTCCGGCGTCTATTTTGAATTTAACCTTTTCCTCGTCGTTAATAATCGTTCGCAGGTACAGAATCGTGGCATTATCAAAGTCCCACTGGTTGTTGGCGTAGTACTCGAACACTTCAAAACCCTTGGCGATACGCTGATGTATCCTCCATAGTCtggagaaaaaacaacaacaaaaaaacgttaaATGTCATacaaaactgtcaaactcgCTTCCATCGCCTACTGCTCCTTACATTGGCTTATATCCGAAGCAGTACAGCAGACAGTCGATCAGGAATGCCGGTATCCAGTGGAAGAAGAACGCTGCCAGGTTGTGCTCCCAGCGGGTACGTTTCATCGTACCGCCCGGGTACCACAGCACACCGTTCAGCGGGATCTTGTTCGCGACGATCCATTTGCCCCGCTCGATGATACCTTCCCAGGAGACTTTGATCTCGGCCGAGCTCACCAGGTGATAGATGTTGCGCTTGTGATCCCTAACAGCAAGAGAGGACGTTTAATAAGTTTGATTCCTTAATCATCCCACCACAGCCACACTGAGACTTACTGGTTGCCGACGTAATTCCAGGTGCAGACGCACATAGCACTGACAGCGAAATCCACCGGCAGATAGTCACCGTACCCGTCCGAGTCGCAGTACATCGAGCGGATCACACCCTTGCCAGCGCCGATCAGCAACCCAACCGGACCGTTGATGTTGTCCGTCCAGCCGGGAATGGGTTCGCGCCAGGTCGGGATCACGATCGAGGGACGGAAGATGACGGCCGGGATCTCGTCCATCGACTCCACCACCAGTGCCTCCGCCAGTGCTTTGGTATAGGCGTATGTGTTGGGACAGTCGCCCAAAATTCTGAAACCAATTCAAGAGCGGGTTAAGGTGTGCTAATGTGTAAGCCCCTCCTGGCACACATTGGACTTAGCCTGCGTATACTCACTTTTTGGTCATACCGTCCACCACACCTTCCTCGAGCCATTCGACCGCCTTGATGACTTTGTGTGGATCGGCCGGCGGTGGGTACGGCTTTTCGAGCAGCAGCTTCTCGTTCAGATGACAGTACGAGGTGGAAACGTAGCCAAACATCTGTTCGAAGCAACACGGAAATGCGCCCAGTTAGCTTCAGCTTTGATACCCCGCCACAAAATCCCCGTTACAGTCCCACCGGTACTTACGTCAAGCTTTTTGCACTGTTTCGCCAGGTCGATCATGTACTTGGTGCCGCGGGTGTTTAGCATGACCGCCTTCTTGAGCGTCTCATCGAAGCGAATCGTGGCCGCACAGTGGTAGATAATCGAAACCTTCTCCGTAATCAGCTGACGGTCCTCGGGTGAGATGGCGAGTTCCGGTTCCGTAACGTCGCCACTGATCACGGTACATTGGCTTATCAACGTATCCAGACCACGCAGTCCCTTGACGGTTTCGAACAGCTGGCGGGGCAAATTTTGGCAGAAACGAGGAGTCGAAAGCAAATGTGAGTAATTAGTGAGTGCA encodes:
- the LOC121594474 gene encoding gustatory receptor for bitter taste 66a-like, yielding MNTDTIKPTDSSFCRIMKPIYLVSKMSGLWPQSFLRASPGVTVLDIGYLIVLYAMYFFFILVNTNAKLWDYYMKPFESDILRYGLQTHLVNGLFLGVVIVTINVVQYQKKWDYMELLDNVTKVVEQEFHVRYPIRVVQTFIVIVISSELIYLVVILGGYYYLIDQTLNITTKYLYASYYMMNISLLALINEYIYFTVHIRRLFMIVNRLLKQLLLGDNESNETVLLDQNRKSKTPTIAYDEIFTVYGRAGGRKIGDANAGGMVKSKGPPKVTMVAPASAGFNKLSATTVYTTYITKLKIDTQSSMETILKTVNRLSVLHYHLCDAIRLVNRISSLSLMFHFGAMFVFLVFGLFTIYKAFNSGTWAFRIMAIANGAWIAFYLAAILSVITATTAAQTSGRMTGDIVHQIIRKHQNHFSVDVIEKLSTLSLQVTMRDMSFSCGLFNFDWNLFGSILSALAMYLVFLIQFDVAPPVGLNSPNLTIPSIELIDFEV
- the LOC121593620 gene encoding fatty acyl-CoA reductase 1, translated to MDIDMNGGRDRIAPMFKDRHVLITGGTGFLGKALIEKLLRCCPEIGQIYLLVRSKKGKLPRQRLEDIFANPLFETVKGLRGLDTLISQCTVISGDVTEPELAISPEDRQLITEKVSIIYHCAATIRFDETLKKAVMLNTRGTKYMIDLAKQCKKLDMFGYVSTSYCHLNEKLLLEKPYPPPADPHKVIKAVEWLEEGVVDGMTKKILGDCPNTYAYTKALAEALVVESMDEIPAVIFRPSIVIPTWREPIPGWTDNINGPVGLLIGAGKGVIRSMYCDSDGYGDYLPVDFAVSAMCVCTWNYVGNQDHKRNIYHLVSSAEIKVSWEGIIERGKWIVANKIPLNGVLWYPGGTMKRTRWEHNLAAFFFHWIPAFLIDCLLYCFGYKPILWRIHQRIAKGFEVFEYYANNQWDFDNATILYLRTIINDEEKVKFKIDAGGVEIQEYFENCIRAARWYILKETDDTIPAAKRHMRVMWWVDKICKTLIYGGLIYYIGKALYSLLFASVF